CAGCTACCCGTGGGTGCCGGTGTCGGCGGCGATGCTGTGCGGCTTCCTGCTGCTGCACAAGGTGCACTCGCCGCAGTACACGCTGTGGCTGGTGCCGATGTTCGTGCTGCTGCGGGTGAACTGGGGCTGGGTGGCGGCGTACTTCGCGGCCGACTTCGCCATGGGCGTCGGCATCTTCCGCTGGTACTACGCGATCGAGTTCGGCGAGCCGTCCGGCATCTACGACGGGTTCTCGGCGCAGGCCGTGGTGATCGGCGTGTGGGGCCGGGCGGCGCTGCTGGTGGCCCTGTTCCTGGTCTTCCTGCGCTCCGAGGTCACCTTCACCGACCGCGAGCCCACCCGCCGGCCGGCGCCCGCCGAGGCGTCCTGACCCCGCCGGGTCGAGCGCGCGTGGCTCGACCCGGGGCGAGGGCGCCGCTCGCCGTCAGTCCGCCGGGGCGGCGGCGGCGACCGGCTTCTCCCGCCGGCCGAACCGCAGCACGTACCGGTCCGGCGCGCCGTCGATGAAGCCGCCGCACGGGTCGTCGTCGCCCGCCTGCCGCACCTTGTCCAGCTCCGGCCGGTAGATCTCGCGGACGATGAGCACGCACAGCACGACCACCGCGATGTCCCGGGCCACCACCGCGCCCAGGAACCAGTCGATCGGCAGGCCCTTGTTCTCCTCGCCCAGGTAGAAGAACATCCGCGGCGCCCAGACCAGCGCGTCCACCGTCATCCACGCCAGCAGCAGCTTCCACCGCGGCAGCGCCAGCACCGCCAGCGGCACCAGCCACAGCGAGTACTGCGGGCTCCACACCTTGTTGGTCAGCAGGAACGCGGCCACCACGAGGAACGCCAGCTGCGCGAACCTCGGCCGGCGCGGCGCGGACATGGCGACGAACCCGATCGCCGCGCAGCACACCAGGAACAGCACGGCGCTGACCGCGTTCAACACCTCAGGCGCCTCGCCGTGGGCCAGCCCCGGGTCGAAGCCGGGCCAGCCGGTCCACTGCGCGACCACGTTGTACAGCGAGTCCGGGTCGACGCCGCGCTCGGTGTTCAACCGGAAGAACTCGCGCCAGCCGTCCGGGTACAGCAGCGCGATCGGCGCGTTCACCAGCGCCCACGTCGCCAGCGTCGCGCCCAGCGTGGTCAACCCGGCCCGGATGCGGTCCGACCGCCAGCACAGCAGCAGCAACGGCCCGAGCAGGAACAGGGGGTACAGCTTGGCCGCGCCGCCCAACCCCAGCAGCACGCCCGCCAGCACCGGCTTCTTGCGCGCCCACGCGAGCATCCCCGCCGTCGCGAACGCCGTGGCCAGCGTGTCGAAGTTGGTGAACGCGTGCACGACGACCAGCGGCGACACCGCCACCAGCACCGCGTCGTACGGCCGCCGCCTGGCCAGCTGCGCCACCGCGTACGCGGTCACCAGCCACGCCAGCGCCAGCCACAGCGCGGTGATGTTGAAGTACACGATCACCGTCATCGGGTTCGGCAGCCACCCGGACGCGGCGATCGCCGACCAGCCCTGCGCCATGCGCGCGTTGAGCAGCTGGAACATGCCCGTCAGCACCGGGTACTCCATGTACCGCACGTGCGCCGTCGGCTTGCCCTCGTCGTCCACCCACGACGTCTTGTAGGGGAACGTGTCCGGCTTGTCCAACCGCTCCGCCGTGTACAGCGGCACGGTGTCGGAGTAGCACATCGCGGTGAACTGCTTGCTGCCCCGCCAGTCCAGCTGCAGCACGCCGTTGGAGTCGGTGTACTGCTGGATGCACGGCGACTTCTGGAACCACGACAGCGCCAGCGTCACGACCGCGAACAGCAGCACCACGCGCAGCGGCGTCCAGAACCAGTGCCGACCGACCGACGCGTGCCTGCCGACGGGG
This genomic window from Saccharothrix sp. HUAS TT1 contains:
- a CDS encoding glycosyltransferase family 87 protein; translated protein: MASPSQHPQANADDVDSLGPDERVNPTWTEPLARGASKPIGGPVGRHASVGRHWFWTPLRVVLLFAVVTLALSWFQKSPCIQQYTDSNGVLQLDWRGSKQFTAMCYSDTVPLYTAERLDKPDTFPYKTSWVDDEGKPTAHVRYMEYPVLTGMFQLLNARMAQGWSAIAASGWLPNPMTVIVYFNITALWLALAWLVTAYAVAQLARRRPYDAVLVAVSPLVVVHAFTNFDTLATAFATAGMLAWARKKPVLAGVLLGLGGAAKLYPLFLLGPLLLLCWRSDRIRAGLTTLGATLATWALVNAPIALLYPDGWREFFRLNTERGVDPDSLYNVVAQWTGWPGFDPGLAHGEAPEVLNAVSAVLFLVCCAAIGFVAMSAPRRPRFAQLAFLVVAAFLLTNKVWSPQYSLWLVPLAVLALPRWKLLLAWMTVDALVWAPRMFFYLGEENKGLPIDWFLGAVVARDIAVVVLCVLIVREIYRPELDKVRQAGDDDPCGGFIDGAPDRYVLRFGRREKPVAAAAPAD